One segment of Thamnophis elegans isolate rThaEle1 chromosome 16, rThaEle1.pri, whole genome shotgun sequence DNA contains the following:
- the BARHL1 gene encoding barH-like 1 homeobox protein, whose amino-acid sequence MENANGFGIDSLLSHRSGSPAAPKGDPPLLGDTRSSLELSPRSELSSGCLSPPSPRRDCLEAPAQLPGGCGGGGGVVRLEPHLPGPPISAASAQSRTVTSSFLIRDILADCKPLAACAPYSSSHGQGAQEAPAPIPAKAGGEDFREKIEKTSSNSSLDSEYKVKEEGDREISSSRESPPVRLKKPRKARTAFTDHQLAQLERSFERQKYLSVQDRMELAASLNLTDTQVKTWYQNRRTKWKRQTAVGLELLAEAGNYSALQRMFPSPYFYPQSLVSNLDPGAALYLYRGPSAPPPALQRPLVPRILIHGLQGGSEPPPPLPPLAGVLPRAAQPR is encoded by the exons ATGGAAAACGCCAACGGATTTGGGATCGACTCCCTCCTCTCCCATCGATCCGGGAGCCCAGCTGCACCCAAAGGAGACCCGCCGCTCCTGGGAGACACCAGATCCTCTCTGGAACTTAGCCCTCGCTCGGAACTCAGCAGCGGCTGCTTGTCTCCCCCGTCCCCCCGGAGGGATTGCTTGGAAGCGCCAGCTCAGTTACCCGGCGGCTGCGGAGGCGGAGGAGGGGTGGTGAGGCTGGAGCCTCACCTGCCGGGCCCCCCCATTTCAGCCGCCTCGGCTCAATCGAGAACGGTGACCTCCTCCTTCCTCATCAGGGACATTTTGGCCGATTGCAAACCCTTGGCGGCCTGCGCCCCTTATTCCAGCAGCCACGGGCAGGGCGCGCAGGAAGCGCCGGCCCCCATTCCCGCCAAGGCCGGCGGCGAGGACTTTCGGGAGAAAATCGAAAAAACTAGCAGCAATTCTTCCTTGGATTCAGAATACAAAG TGAAGGAAGAAGGCGACCGGGAGATCTCCAGCTCCCGAGAAAGTCCTCCGGTGCGGCTGAAGAAACCGCGCAAGGCGCGCACCGCGTTCACCGATCACCAGCTGGCGCAGCTGGAGCGCAGCTTCGAGAGACAGAAATATCTCAGCGTCCAGGACAGGATGGAGCTGGCCGCCTCGCTCAACCTTACCGACACCCAAGTGAAAACGTGGTACCAGAACAGAAG gaCCAAGTGGAAGAGGCAGACGGCGGTGGGTCTGGAGCTGCTGGCCGAGGCGGGCAACTACTCCGCCCTGCAACGGATGTTCCCTTCGCCCTATTTCTACCCGCAGAGTTTGGTCTCCAACTTGGATCCCGGCGCTGCGCTCTACCTGTACCGGGGACCCAGCGCGCCCCCTCCGGCGCTCCAGCGGCCTCTGGTGCCCCGCATCCTCATCCACGGACTGCAAGGGGGCAGCGAGCCCCCGCCGCCTCTGCCCCCGCTGGCCGGCGTCCTTCCCAGAGCCGCCCAACCGCGGTGA